One stretch of Clavibacter michiganensis DNA includes these proteins:
- the sufU gene encoding Fe-S cluster assembly sulfur transfer protein SufU, giving the protein MSAPASGGGALYQELILDHSRTPEGQGDPTGWPLHAHQVNPTCGDEITLGIRVEDGRVAEIAWTGHGCAISQASASMLVGVLDGADLETVHARAEAFREVMRSRGASHLDPEEFGDAVALDGVSRYVGRVKCAMLPWTTLEEALRAG; this is encoded by the coding sequence ATGAGCGCTCCCGCGTCTGGCGGCGGCGCGCTGTACCAGGAGCTGATCCTCGACCACTCGCGCACGCCCGAGGGCCAGGGCGACCCCACGGGCTGGCCGCTGCACGCGCACCAGGTGAACCCGACGTGCGGGGACGAGATCACCCTCGGGATCCGCGTCGAGGACGGTCGCGTGGCCGAGATCGCGTGGACGGGACACGGCTGCGCGATCTCGCAGGCGTCGGCGTCGATGCTCGTCGGCGTGCTCGACGGCGCGGACCTGGAGACCGTGCACGCGCGGGCCGAGGCGTTCCGCGAGGTCATGCGGAGCCGAGGCGCGTCCCACCTCGACCCGGAGGAGTTCGGCGACGCGGTCGCGCTCGACGGGGTCTCACGGTACGTGGGCCGCGTGAAGTGCGCGATGCTGCCGTGGACGACGCTGGAGGAGGCGCTCCGGGCGGGCTGA